From a region of the Tachypleus tridentatus isolate NWPU-2018 chromosome 1, ASM421037v1, whole genome shotgun sequence genome:
- the LOC143223195 gene encoding coronin-6-like isoform X3 — MSLRIVRQSKFRHVFGQPLKREQCYDNIRITKNSWDSNFCAVNPKFLAIITEIAGGGAFLVLPLQKTGRIDISYPQVAGHKGPVMDIAWCPHNDNVIASSSDDTLVRVWQIPEGGLVRPLVDPVVELAGHQKKVGLVQWHPSANNVLLSAGADCKIMIWNVGTGELLSEVIHPDLIFDCCWSWNGSRLATTCKDKKIRVYDPRSGEMLQEALGHEGAKPQRVVYLRSGMILTTGFSRMSERQYSLRKENDLNSPLCLEEMDVSNGVMVPFYDPDVNLLFLCAKGDSNIRYFEITEVSPFVHYINTYQSNIPQRGMCMMPKRGCDISRCEIAKFIRLHSNGFCEVLSFTVPRKSEQFQDDLYPLTAADVPAISAEEWAEGKDADPVLVSLKEGYVPSQKQELKVTKKTNVLDKLSSKKAEPSPEQALPKPDKKIEELMEEIKNLKCTVSDHEQRIKELENKIEATCNAFSKHTQVLNNHGEGDHLADEV; from the exons ATGTCACTCAGAATAGTGAGACAAAGCAAGTTTCGTCACGTATTTGGCCAACCACTTAAGAGGGAGCAATGTTATGACAACATTAGAATAACTAAAAATTCATGGGACTCAAATTTTTGTGCAGTCAATCCAAAGTTTCTTGCAATTATTACAGAAATAGCTGGAGGTGGAGCTTTTCTTGTTCTTCCACTTCAGAAG ACTGGCCGTATTGATATCAGCTACCCTCAAGTAGCAGGCCACAAAGGACCTGTAATGGACATTGCTTGGTGTCCTCATAATGATAATGTTATTGCTAGTAGTTCAGATGATACTCTGGTTCGTGTTTGGCAAATTCCAGAAGGTGGCCTTGTACGCCCTCTTGTGGATCCAGTTGTGGAGTTGGCTGGACATCAGAAGAAAGTTGGACTGGTTCAGTGGCATCCATCTGCTAATAATGTTTTGCTGAGTGCTG gTGCTGACTGTAAAATAATGATCTGGAATGTTGGAACGGGAGAGCTTCTTTCTGAGGTTATACACCCTGATTTAATCTTTGATTGCTGTTGGAGTTGGAATGGAAGTCGATTGGCAACAACATGCAAGGATAAAAAGATTAGAGTATATGACCCTCGATCAGGTGAAATGCTACAG GAAGCACTGGGTCATGAGGGTGCCAAACCACAGCGTGTTGTTTATCTCAGAAGTGGTATGATACTTACCACAGGGTTTTCCAGAATGAGTGAACGTCAGTACTCTCTTAGGAAAGAG AATGATTTGAACAGTCCTCTTTGTTTGGAAGAAATGGATGTAAGCAATGGGGTGATGGTGCCATTTTATGACCCAGATGTCAATCTACTCTTCCTTTGTGCTAAA GGAGACAGCAACATTCGTTATTTTGAGATCACAGAGGTCTCTCCCTTTGTTCACTACATCAACACCTATCAGTCCAATATTCCACAACGAGGCATGTGCATGATGCCAAAACGTGGCTGTGACATAAGTCGGTGTGAGATTGCTAA aTTTATTCGACTGCACTCAAATGGCTTCTGTGAAGTCCTGTCTTTTACTGTGCCAAGAaag TCGGAGCAGTTCCAAGATGATTTGTATCCACTAACAGCAGCTGATGTACCAGCCATTTCTGCTGAGGAGTGGGCCGAAGGGAAGGATGCTGACCCAGTTCTT GTATCACTAAAAGAAGGTTATGTTCCTAGCCAAAAACAAGAattgaaagtaacaaaaaaaacaaatgttctgGATAAACTGTCCTCTAAGAAAGCAGAACCAAGTCCAGAACAAGCCCTTCCTAAACCT gacAAAAAGATTGAAGAATTGATGGAGGAAATAAAAAATCTAAAGTGTACTGTAAGTGACCATGAGCAACGCATCAAGGAGTTGGAAAATAAGATTGAGGCAACATGTAATGCTTTCTCAAAACACACCCAAGTTTTAAATAACCATGGTGAAGGAGATCATTTAGCTGATGAAGTGTAA
- the LOC143223195 gene encoding coronin-6-like isoform X1, producing MVQYENVIMWREALGLGMSYFSRNLILKDIDMSLRIVRQSKFRHVFGQPLKREQCYDNIRITKNSWDSNFCAVNPKFLAIITEIAGGGAFLVLPLQKTGRIDISYPQVAGHKGPVMDIAWCPHNDNVIASSSDDTLVRVWQIPEGGLVRPLVDPVVELAGHQKKVGLVQWHPSANNVLLSAGADCKIMIWNVGTGELLSEVIHPDLIFDCCWSWNGSRLATTCKDKKIRVYDPRSGEMLQEALGHEGAKPQRVVYLRSGMILTTGFSRMSERQYSLRKENDLNSPLCLEEMDVSNGVMVPFYDPDVNLLFLCAKGDSNIRYFEITEVSPFVHYINTYQSNIPQRGMCMMPKRGCDISRCEIAKFIRLHSNGFCEVLSFTVPRKSEQFQDDLYPLTAADVPAISAEEWAEGKDADPVLVSLKEGYVPSQKQELKVTKKTNVLDKLSSKKAEPSPEQALPKPDKKIEELMEEIKNLKCTVSDHEQRIKELENKIEATCNAFSKHTQVLNNHGEGDHLADEV from the exons ATGGTGCAGtatgaaaatgtaataatgtggCGAGAAGCGTTAGGGCTTGGGATGAGTTATTTTTCTCGTAATTTGATTTTGAAAGACATCGAC ATGTCACTCAGAATAGTGAGACAAAGCAAGTTTCGTCACGTATTTGGCCAACCACTTAAGAGGGAGCAATGTTATGACAACATTAGAATAACTAAAAATTCATGGGACTCAAATTTTTGTGCAGTCAATCCAAAGTTTCTTGCAATTATTACAGAAATAGCTGGAGGTGGAGCTTTTCTTGTTCTTCCACTTCAGAAG ACTGGCCGTATTGATATCAGCTACCCTCAAGTAGCAGGCCACAAAGGACCTGTAATGGACATTGCTTGGTGTCCTCATAATGATAATGTTATTGCTAGTAGTTCAGATGATACTCTGGTTCGTGTTTGGCAAATTCCAGAAGGTGGCCTTGTACGCCCTCTTGTGGATCCAGTTGTGGAGTTGGCTGGACATCAGAAGAAAGTTGGACTGGTTCAGTGGCATCCATCTGCTAATAATGTTTTGCTGAGTGCTG gTGCTGACTGTAAAATAATGATCTGGAATGTTGGAACGGGAGAGCTTCTTTCTGAGGTTATACACCCTGATTTAATCTTTGATTGCTGTTGGAGTTGGAATGGAAGTCGATTGGCAACAACATGCAAGGATAAAAAGATTAGAGTATATGACCCTCGATCAGGTGAAATGCTACAG GAAGCACTGGGTCATGAGGGTGCCAAACCACAGCGTGTTGTTTATCTCAGAAGTGGTATGATACTTACCACAGGGTTTTCCAGAATGAGTGAACGTCAGTACTCTCTTAGGAAAGAG AATGATTTGAACAGTCCTCTTTGTTTGGAAGAAATGGATGTAAGCAATGGGGTGATGGTGCCATTTTATGACCCAGATGTCAATCTACTCTTCCTTTGTGCTAAA GGAGACAGCAACATTCGTTATTTTGAGATCACAGAGGTCTCTCCCTTTGTTCACTACATCAACACCTATCAGTCCAATATTCCACAACGAGGCATGTGCATGATGCCAAAACGTGGCTGTGACATAAGTCGGTGTGAGATTGCTAA aTTTATTCGACTGCACTCAAATGGCTTCTGTGAAGTCCTGTCTTTTACTGTGCCAAGAaag TCGGAGCAGTTCCAAGATGATTTGTATCCACTAACAGCAGCTGATGTACCAGCCATTTCTGCTGAGGAGTGGGCCGAAGGGAAGGATGCTGACCCAGTTCTT GTATCACTAAAAGAAGGTTATGTTCCTAGCCAAAAACAAGAattgaaagtaacaaaaaaaacaaatgttctgGATAAACTGTCCTCTAAGAAAGCAGAACCAAGTCCAGAACAAGCCCTTCCTAAACCT gacAAAAAGATTGAAGAATTGATGGAGGAAATAAAAAATCTAAAGTGTACTGTAAGTGACCATGAGCAACGCATCAAGGAGTTGGAAAATAAGATTGAGGCAACATGTAATGCTTTCTCAAAACACACCCAAGTTTTAAATAACCATGGTGAAGGAGATCATTTAGCTGATGAAGTGTAA
- the LOC143223195 gene encoding coronin-6-like isoform X2, with amino-acid sequence MFTNSEDLRQMSLRIVRQSKFRHVFGQPLKREQCYDNIRITKNSWDSNFCAVNPKFLAIITEIAGGGAFLVLPLQKTGRIDISYPQVAGHKGPVMDIAWCPHNDNVIASSSDDTLVRVWQIPEGGLVRPLVDPVVELAGHQKKVGLVQWHPSANNVLLSAGADCKIMIWNVGTGELLSEVIHPDLIFDCCWSWNGSRLATTCKDKKIRVYDPRSGEMLQEALGHEGAKPQRVVYLRSGMILTTGFSRMSERQYSLRKENDLNSPLCLEEMDVSNGVMVPFYDPDVNLLFLCAKGDSNIRYFEITEVSPFVHYINTYQSNIPQRGMCMMPKRGCDISRCEIAKFIRLHSNGFCEVLSFTVPRKSEQFQDDLYPLTAADVPAISAEEWAEGKDADPVLVSLKEGYVPSQKQELKVTKKTNVLDKLSSKKAEPSPEQALPKPDKKIEELMEEIKNLKCTVSDHEQRIKELENKIEATCNAFSKHTQVLNNHGEGDHLADEV; translated from the exons atgtttacaaATTCAGAAGACTTGAGACAG ATGTCACTCAGAATAGTGAGACAAAGCAAGTTTCGTCACGTATTTGGCCAACCACTTAAGAGGGAGCAATGTTATGACAACATTAGAATAACTAAAAATTCATGGGACTCAAATTTTTGTGCAGTCAATCCAAAGTTTCTTGCAATTATTACAGAAATAGCTGGAGGTGGAGCTTTTCTTGTTCTTCCACTTCAGAAG ACTGGCCGTATTGATATCAGCTACCCTCAAGTAGCAGGCCACAAAGGACCTGTAATGGACATTGCTTGGTGTCCTCATAATGATAATGTTATTGCTAGTAGTTCAGATGATACTCTGGTTCGTGTTTGGCAAATTCCAGAAGGTGGCCTTGTACGCCCTCTTGTGGATCCAGTTGTGGAGTTGGCTGGACATCAGAAGAAAGTTGGACTGGTTCAGTGGCATCCATCTGCTAATAATGTTTTGCTGAGTGCTG gTGCTGACTGTAAAATAATGATCTGGAATGTTGGAACGGGAGAGCTTCTTTCTGAGGTTATACACCCTGATTTAATCTTTGATTGCTGTTGGAGTTGGAATGGAAGTCGATTGGCAACAACATGCAAGGATAAAAAGATTAGAGTATATGACCCTCGATCAGGTGAAATGCTACAG GAAGCACTGGGTCATGAGGGTGCCAAACCACAGCGTGTTGTTTATCTCAGAAGTGGTATGATACTTACCACAGGGTTTTCCAGAATGAGTGAACGTCAGTACTCTCTTAGGAAAGAG AATGATTTGAACAGTCCTCTTTGTTTGGAAGAAATGGATGTAAGCAATGGGGTGATGGTGCCATTTTATGACCCAGATGTCAATCTACTCTTCCTTTGTGCTAAA GGAGACAGCAACATTCGTTATTTTGAGATCACAGAGGTCTCTCCCTTTGTTCACTACATCAACACCTATCAGTCCAATATTCCACAACGAGGCATGTGCATGATGCCAAAACGTGGCTGTGACATAAGTCGGTGTGAGATTGCTAA aTTTATTCGACTGCACTCAAATGGCTTCTGTGAAGTCCTGTCTTTTACTGTGCCAAGAaag TCGGAGCAGTTCCAAGATGATTTGTATCCACTAACAGCAGCTGATGTACCAGCCATTTCTGCTGAGGAGTGGGCCGAAGGGAAGGATGCTGACCCAGTTCTT GTATCACTAAAAGAAGGTTATGTTCCTAGCCAAAAACAAGAattgaaagtaacaaaaaaaacaaatgttctgGATAAACTGTCCTCTAAGAAAGCAGAACCAAGTCCAGAACAAGCCCTTCCTAAACCT gacAAAAAGATTGAAGAATTGATGGAGGAAATAAAAAATCTAAAGTGTACTGTAAGTGACCATGAGCAACGCATCAAGGAGTTGGAAAATAAGATTGAGGCAACATGTAATGCTTTCTCAAAACACACCCAAGTTTTAAATAACCATGGTGAAGGAGATCATTTAGCTGATGAAGTGTAA
- the LOC143223195 gene encoding coronin-6-like isoform X4, which yields MVQYENVIMWREALGLGMSYFSRNLILKDIDMSLRIVRQSKFRHVFGQPLKREQCYDNIRITKNSWDSNFCAVNPKFLAIITEIAGGGAFLVLPLQKTGRIDISYPQVAGHKGPVMDIAWCPHNDNVIASSSDDTLVRVWQIPEGGLVRPLVDPVVELAGHQKKVGLVQWHPSANNVLLSAGADCKIMIWNVGTGELLSEVIHPDLIFDCCWSWNGSRLATTCKDKKIRVYDPRSGEMLQEALGHEGAKPQRVVYLRSGMILTTGFSRMSERQYSLRKENDLNSPLCLEEMDVSNGVMVPFYDPDVNLLFLCAKGDSNIRYFEITEVSPFVHYINTYQSNIPQRGMCMMPKRGCDISRCEIAKFIRLHSNGFCEVLSFTVPRKSEQFQDDLYPLTAADVPAISAEEWAEGKDADPVLPKTRIESNKKNKCSG from the exons ATGGTGCAGtatgaaaatgtaataatgtggCGAGAAGCGTTAGGGCTTGGGATGAGTTATTTTTCTCGTAATTTGATTTTGAAAGACATCGAC ATGTCACTCAGAATAGTGAGACAAAGCAAGTTTCGTCACGTATTTGGCCAACCACTTAAGAGGGAGCAATGTTATGACAACATTAGAATAACTAAAAATTCATGGGACTCAAATTTTTGTGCAGTCAATCCAAAGTTTCTTGCAATTATTACAGAAATAGCTGGAGGTGGAGCTTTTCTTGTTCTTCCACTTCAGAAG ACTGGCCGTATTGATATCAGCTACCCTCAAGTAGCAGGCCACAAAGGACCTGTAATGGACATTGCTTGGTGTCCTCATAATGATAATGTTATTGCTAGTAGTTCAGATGATACTCTGGTTCGTGTTTGGCAAATTCCAGAAGGTGGCCTTGTACGCCCTCTTGTGGATCCAGTTGTGGAGTTGGCTGGACATCAGAAGAAAGTTGGACTGGTTCAGTGGCATCCATCTGCTAATAATGTTTTGCTGAGTGCTG gTGCTGACTGTAAAATAATGATCTGGAATGTTGGAACGGGAGAGCTTCTTTCTGAGGTTATACACCCTGATTTAATCTTTGATTGCTGTTGGAGTTGGAATGGAAGTCGATTGGCAACAACATGCAAGGATAAAAAGATTAGAGTATATGACCCTCGATCAGGTGAAATGCTACAG GAAGCACTGGGTCATGAGGGTGCCAAACCACAGCGTGTTGTTTATCTCAGAAGTGGTATGATACTTACCACAGGGTTTTCCAGAATGAGTGAACGTCAGTACTCTCTTAGGAAAGAG AATGATTTGAACAGTCCTCTTTGTTTGGAAGAAATGGATGTAAGCAATGGGGTGATGGTGCCATTTTATGACCCAGATGTCAATCTACTCTTCCTTTGTGCTAAA GGAGACAGCAACATTCGTTATTTTGAGATCACAGAGGTCTCTCCCTTTGTTCACTACATCAACACCTATCAGTCCAATATTCCACAACGAGGCATGTGCATGATGCCAAAACGTGGCTGTGACATAAGTCGGTGTGAGATTGCTAA aTTTATTCGACTGCACTCAAATGGCTTCTGTGAAGTCCTGTCTTTTACTGTGCCAAGAaag TCGGAGCAGTTCCAAGATGATTTGTATCCACTAACAGCAGCTGATGTACCAGCCATTTCTGCTGAGGAGTGGGCCGAAGGGAAGGATGCTGACCCAGTTCTT CCAAAAACAAGAattgaaagtaacaaaaaaaacaaatgttctgGATAA